From Candidatus Atelocyanobacterium thalassa isolate ALOHA, a single genomic window includes:
- a CDS encoding ArnT family glycosyltransferase, whose protein sequence is MIRLNIKNDVSWFLLLLILALFIWLIRLGDLPIRDWDEGYYATVASNMFESGDWLYLKYHNQPFLLKPPLIIWLINLSYHLGGINEFTTRLPCALLTAVGIPLLYLVGRNIFHTQLPAILSSLVYLTSLPILRHGRLAMIDGMVNTFLILCILSLLKSKKQPLWILGFGIGLGMIALSKGILAIALGGVLGVYMLLSDYSKLFKSNLFWIGLLIGFSPVFIWYYFQINFYGEKFIEVHFFQQNFDRLSTAVEGNKGEVWYYILELAKYSFPWLIFFPGGLIVAWKKRQKNLIKLIATGFFLFLFIITIMGTKLPWYIMPVYPFFALATGYNLSYFYSYPKSFPKVLMLGMSALTYLILGLGIYIFREPQQFIFQLIFFTFFNTFLWTNQKLYKKSSSFITVLIVGLYLSLTLLMISNSWLWELNESFPVKSVAKLIRENTPIDTIVYTSFPYNRPSLDFYSKRQVISQNKNELDILALNSSYLLLEDRKALDFKLIDAKMLGEASGFILISTQKE, encoded by the coding sequence ATGATTAGGCTAAATATTAAAAATGACGTTTCATGGTTTTTACTTTTACTAATATTAGCTCTATTTATTTGGTTAATTAGATTAGGAGACTTACCAATTAGAGACTGGGACGAAGGATACTACGCTACAGTTGCTAGCAATATGTTTGAATCTGGTGATTGGCTTTATCTTAAGTACCATAATCAACCTTTTTTGCTAAAACCTCCTTTAATTATTTGGCTCATTAATCTTTCTTATCACTTGGGTGGTATTAATGAATTTACTACTCGTCTCCCTTGCGCTCTGCTGACTGCAGTTGGTATTCCTTTGCTTTACTTAGTTGGTAGAAATATATTTCACACACAACTCCCAGCAATTTTAAGCAGTTTAGTTTATCTAACTTCACTTCCCATATTAAGGCATGGGCGCTTAGCAATGATTGATGGTATGGTTAATACCTTTTTGATTTTATGCATATTATCTTTATTGAAATCAAAAAAACAACCATTATGGATATTAGGCTTTGGTATTGGTTTAGGGATGATTGCATTAAGTAAAGGAATTTTAGCAATCGCCTTAGGAGGTGTTTTGGGGGTTTACATGCTTTTAAGTGACTATAGTAAATTATTTAAAAGTAATTTATTTTGGATAGGTTTATTGATAGGTTTTTCTCCGGTCTTTATTTGGTATTATTTCCAAATAAATTTCTATGGAGAGAAGTTTATTGAAGTTCATTTTTTTCAACAGAATTTTGATCGTTTATCAACTGCTGTAGAAGGTAATAAAGGGGAGGTTTGGTACTATATACTTGAACTAGCAAAGTATAGTTTTCCTTGGTTAATATTTTTTCCAGGGGGTTTAATTGTTGCTTGGAAGAAACGTCAAAAAAATTTAATTAAGTTAATAGCAACAGGATTTTTCCTGTTTTTGTTTATAATTACAATTATGGGCACTAAATTACCTTGGTATATAATGCCGGTTTATCCCTTTTTTGCTCTAGCTACTGGATATAATCTATCTTATTTCTATTCGTACCCCAAAAGTTTTCCTAAAGTATTAATGCTTGGTATGTCTGCATTAACTTACCTTATATTGGGATTAGGAATATATATATTTAGGGAGCCACAACAATTTATTTTTCAATTGATATTTTTTACATTTTTTAATACTTTTTTATGGACTAATCAAAAGTTATATAAAAAGTCATCTAGTTTTATCACGGTTCTGATAGTAGGTCTATATTTAAGTTTGACCTTATTGATGATCTCTAATTCTTGGTTATGGGAATTAAATGAGTCATTTCCTGTAAAATCTGTAGCCAAACTAATTAGAGAGAATACACCAATTGATACTATTGTTTACACCTCATTTCCTTATAATCGCCCTAGTTTAGATTTTTATAGTAAGCGTCAAGTTATATCTCAAAATAAAAATGAGTTAGATATACTTGCATTAAATTCATCATATCTTTTATTAGAGGATAGAAAAGCTCTAGACTTCAAGTTGATTGATGCTAAGATGCTAGGAGAAGCTTCAGGATTTATTCTTATTTCGACCCAAAAAGAATAA
- a CDS encoding transglycosylase domain-containing protein, which translates to MSFKTIRQKQNNKKFSIIDNSFIRETFFVVKKTTLGLSLLTTSMVAGGLVGLAISFRDLPNVRTLSNYSPSETSYVYDIKGKLISRLHGEANREAVAFKQISPHLKRAVLAIEDSHFYLHHGINPNSIGRAMWVNWKSGGVVEGASTLTMQLVKNIFLSSDRTFSRKLSEAVLAIRIEQVFSKNQIMEMYLNNIYWGHNNYGAQTAAQSYFNKSAAKLNLPEAALIAGLIQAPETHSPFFDYQKAKKRQKVVLDRMAALGWITEKEAAIAYKTSLKIGKPTSWQASKLPYVSDTVMQELKGKFSKDIILKGGMRIQTSINYATQQKAERAVKDGYEKLRKQGISAKDLQVALVAIDPRTHFIKAIVGGVNYNKSQLNRATQSRRQPGSSFKPFVYYTAFASGKFTPSSVINDSPVTYRDGAGQLYSPRNYGGKFSGTMSLKSALMKSRNVPAVVIGQKVGVRKIIDVCRLLGITSPMRPVISLPLGAGDITPLEMANAYATFASNGWYADPTIILKVTDSKGNILLDNTPQPYFVLDPWATSSLTSVLQEVIQRGTGRAANIGRPAAGKTGTTDNERNVWFVGYVPQLATAVWVGDDANRALGKGITGGGHAAPIWRSFMKEALKNEPVKNFHGASKFSRPQAKK; encoded by the coding sequence GTGTCGTTTAAAACTATTCGACAAAAACAAAATAATAAAAAATTCTCGATTATTGATAATTCTTTTATTCGAGAAACCTTTTTTGTTGTTAAAAAAACTACTTTAGGACTTAGCCTGCTAACGACTTCCATGGTTGCCGGAGGGTTGGTAGGTTTGGCTATTAGTTTTCGAGATTTACCGAATGTACGTACTCTTAGTAACTACTCTCCATCAGAAACTAGCTATGTTTATGATATAAAAGGTAAGTTGATATCTCGACTTCATGGTGAAGCAAATCGTGAAGCTGTAGCATTTAAACAAATTTCACCTCACTTAAAACGTGCAGTTTTAGCAATTGAAGATAGTCATTTTTATTTACACCATGGAATTAATCCTAACAGTATCGGAAGAGCTATGTGGGTTAATTGGAAAAGTGGTGGAGTAGTAGAAGGCGCATCAACTTTAACTATGCAGTTGGTTAAAAACATTTTTTTGAGTAGCGATCGCACCTTTAGCAGAAAGTTATCTGAAGCAGTTTTAGCAATTCGCATAGAACAAGTATTTTCGAAAAACCAAATCATGGAAATGTATCTCAATAATATTTATTGGGGACATAATAATTATGGTGCACAAACTGCAGCACAAAGCTACTTTAATAAATCAGCTGCTAAGTTGAATTTACCAGAAGCAGCTCTCATAGCAGGTCTAATTCAAGCTCCAGAAACACACAGTCCTTTTTTTGATTATCAAAAAGCAAAAAAAAGACAAAAAGTTGTTCTTGATCGTATGGCTGCTTTAGGATGGATTACTGAGAAAGAAGCTGCAATAGCCTATAAAACATCTTTAAAAATTGGAAAACCAACTTCGTGGCAAGCTAGTAAATTACCTTACGTTAGCGACACGGTAATGCAAGAGTTAAAGGGTAAGTTTAGTAAAGATATAATACTAAAGGGTGGGATGCGTATACAAACATCTATTAATTATGCCACGCAACAAAAAGCCGAAAGAGCAGTTAAAGACGGATATGAAAAATTAAGAAAGCAAGGAATATCTGCTAAAGATCTTCAAGTTGCTTTAGTAGCAATTGATCCACGTACCCATTTCATAAAAGCAATTGTTGGAGGAGTAAATTATAATAAAAGCCAACTAAACCGAGCTACTCAATCTCGCCGTCAACCAGGTTCATCTTTTAAACCATTCGTTTATTACACAGCTTTTGCTAGTGGGAAATTTACACCAAGCTCGGTAATTAATGATAGTCCTGTTACTTATAGAGACGGGGCAGGACAATTATATAGTCCTAGAAACTATGGAGGAAAGTTTTCAGGAACTATGTCACTAAAATCTGCTCTGATGAAGTCTCGTAATGTTCCTGCCGTAGTTATTGGACAAAAAGTTGGGGTAAGAAAAATAATTGATGTTTGTCGTTTATTAGGTATTACGAGCCCTATGCGTCCAGTAATTTCTCTTCCTCTAGGTGCCGGAGATATTACACCTTTAGAGATGGCAAATGCTTATGCAACTTTTGCTAGCAATGGATGGTATGCTGATCCTACAATTATTCTCAAAGTTACTGATAGCAAAGGTAATATCTTATTAGATAATACTCCCCAACCGTACTTTGTCCTTGATCCTTGGGCAACATCTTCTTTAACTAGTGTTTTACAAGAAGTTATTCAAAGAGGTACAGGAAGAGCCGCTAATATTGGTAGGCCAGCAGCAGGAAAAACTGGAACTACAGATAATGAACGTAATGTTTGGTTTGTTGGTTATGTACCCCAACTAGCGACTGCCGTATGGGTTGGTGATGATGCTAATCGAGCTTTAGGGAAAGGTATTACAGGAGGCGGACATGCAGCACCTATATGGCGTAGCTTTATGAAAGAAGCTCTAAAAAATGAACCAGTCAAAAATTTTCATGGAGCCTCGAAATTTTCTCGACCTCAAGCAAAAAAATAG
- a CDS encoding trans-splicing intein-formed DNA polymerase III subunit alpha N-terminal partner DnaE-N: MSFVGLHVHSAYSLLDGASQLDALVDRAIQLGMPAIALTDHGVMYGAIELIKVCKNKNIKPIIGNEMYVINGDITEKKRYKKYHQVVLAKNTQGYKNLSKLTTISHLEGVQGKGIFSRPCINKELLEKYHDGLIVTSACLGGEIPQKILSGDFQGAKEVAQWYKKIFANDFYLEIQDHGSTEDRIVNVSISKIAQDLNIKIIATNDSHFTSCYDVEAHDALLCIQTAKLISDEKRLRYSGTEYLKSIDEMKLLFRDHLDDDLIKEAINNTLEVANKIDTYHILGEPRIPDFPVPIGHDLDSYVREISLQGLLERLNCKSINQVSEEYQQRLEYELDMLEKMGFSSYFLVVWDYIKYARDNEIPVGPGRGSAAGSLVAYSLKITNIDPIYHGLLFERFLNPERKSMPDVDTDFCIERRDEMIKYVTKKYGEKNVAQIITFNRMTSKAVLKDVARVLDIPYSESDKMTKMIPVTRGKPTKLKVMVSNETPSPEFKDRYDQDPLVRRWLDMAIRIEGTNKTFGVHAAGVVISSESLDEIVPLQKNNDGAVITQYYMEDLESLGLLKMDFLGLRNLTTIQRAADLIEKNRNIKLDVEQLPTDERKALKELEQGKISKLPTDIEKTHKLLGDGELEGIFQLESSGMKQIVKDLKPSGIEDISSILALYRPGPLDAGLIPKFINRKHGKEAIKYEDKLLEPILKETYAVLVYQEQIMTMAQQLAGYSLGEADLLRRAMGKKKASEMEKHQKNFIDGSLNNGVSRSVAENLFQQMVKFAEYCLSYDTKVLTVEYGLLPIGRIVQENIKCKVYTINNQGVIYTQPIAQWHDRGKQEIFEYCLDDETVIQATKDHKFMTTDNVMMPIDQIFEEGLELKKIKL, encoded by the coding sequence ATGTCTTTTGTTGGTTTACATGTACATAGTGCCTATAGTTTGCTTGATGGAGCATCTCAATTAGATGCGTTGGTTGATCGCGCTATTCAGCTAGGCATGCCTGCAATAGCATTAACTGATCATGGAGTTATGTATGGAGCGATTGAACTAATTAAAGTTTGTAAGAATAAAAATATTAAACCCATTATTGGTAACGAAATGTACGTTATTAATGGGGATATTACAGAAAAAAAACGATATAAAAAGTATCACCAAGTTGTTTTAGCTAAAAATACACAAGGATATAAAAATTTATCAAAGCTAACTACGATTTCTCATCTTGAGGGAGTACAGGGCAAAGGAATTTTTTCACGCCCTTGTATTAATAAAGAATTATTAGAAAAGTACCACGATGGATTAATTGTAACTAGTGCCTGCTTAGGAGGAGAAATACCTCAAAAAATTTTATCAGGAGATTTTCAAGGTGCAAAAGAAGTGGCCCAGTGGTACAAAAAAATCTTTGCAAATGATTTCTACCTAGAAATTCAAGATCATGGATCTACAGAAGATAGAATTGTTAATGTTTCAATTAGTAAAATCGCTCAAGATTTAAATATTAAGATTATAGCTACTAATGATTCTCACTTTACTTCTTGCTATGATGTCGAAGCGCATGATGCTTTACTATGCATTCAAACAGCAAAACTTATTTCTGATGAGAAAAGGTTAAGATATAGCGGAACAGAATACCTAAAATCTATTGATGAAATGAAATTACTTTTTCGTGATCATCTTGATGATGATCTTATAAAAGAAGCTATTAATAATACTTTAGAAGTCGCTAATAAAATCGATACTTACCATATTTTAGGAGAACCACGTATTCCAGACTTTCCGGTTCCTATAGGGCATGATCTTGACAGCTATGTAAGAGAAATTAGTCTCCAAGGATTATTAGAAAGATTAAATTGTAAATCTATCAATCAAGTTTCAGAAGAATACCAGCAGCGTTTAGAATATGAGTTGGACATGCTTGAAAAAATGGGATTCTCAAGTTATTTTTTAGTAGTTTGGGATTATATTAAATATGCAAGAGATAATGAAATTCCCGTAGGTCCAGGTAGAGGATCCGCAGCAGGTTCTTTGGTAGCATACTCTTTAAAAATTACAAACATTGATCCCATTTATCATGGTTTACTTTTTGAAAGATTTTTAAATCCTGAAAGAAAATCAATGCCTGATGTTGATACAGACTTTTGCATCGAAAGGCGTGATGAAATGATTAAATATGTCACGAAAAAGTATGGCGAGAAAAACGTTGCTCAGATTATTACATTCAATCGAATGACTTCTAAAGCTGTTTTAAAAGATGTAGCAAGGGTATTAGATATTCCATATTCTGAATCAGATAAAATGACTAAAATGATTCCTGTAACAAGAGGGAAACCTACAAAATTAAAAGTAATGGTTTCTAATGAAACTCCTTCTCCAGAATTTAAAGATCGATACGATCAAGACCCGTTAGTTAGACGATGGTTAGATATGGCTATCCGTATTGAGGGTACTAATAAAACATTTGGAGTACATGCAGCAGGAGTAGTAATTTCCTCAGAATCTTTGGATGAAATCGTTCCGTTACAAAAAAATAACGATGGGGCCGTAATAACACAATACTATATGGAAGATTTAGAATCATTAGGTCTGTTAAAAATGGATTTCTTAGGATTAAGAAATTTAACTACAATTCAACGAGCTGCTGATTTAATAGAAAAAAATCGGAATATTAAACTAGATGTAGAACAATTGCCTACAGATGAAAGGAAAGCTCTGAAAGAATTGGAACAAGGAAAAATCAGCAAGTTACCTACTGATATTGAAAAAACTCATAAATTATTAGGAGACGGCGAATTGGAAGGAATTTTTCAATTAGAATCATCAGGGATGAAGCAGATAGTAAAAGATTTAAAACCATCAGGAATAGAAGATATATCCTCTATTCTTGCTCTATATCGTCCTGGGCCATTAGATGCAGGATTAATTCCAAAATTTATTAACCGTAAGCATGGTAAAGAAGCAATTAAATATGAAGATAAACTTTTAGAACCTATTTTAAAAGAAACATATGCTGTTTTAGTTTACCAAGAGCAAATCATGACAATGGCGCAACAATTAGCTGGCTATTCTCTCGGAGAAGCAGATTTGCTACGTCGAGCTATGGGTAAAAAGAAGGCCTCAGAAATGGAAAAACACCAAAAAAATTTTATTGATGGTTCATTAAATAATGGGGTTTCTCGGTCTGTTGCAGAAAATCTTTTTCAACAGATGGTTAAGTTTGCTGAATACTGCCTCAGTTATGACACAAAAGTTTTAACTGTTGAATATGGGCTGTTGCCTATTGGAAGAATAGTACAAGAAAATATTAAATGTAAAGTTTACACTATTAATAATCAAGGGGTCATTTATACTCAGCCAATTGCTCAATGGCATGATAGAGGTAAACAAGAAATTTTTGAATACTGTCTCGATGATGAAACAGTGATTCAAGCAACTAAAGACCATAAATTCATGACTACTGACAACGTAATGATGCCTATTGATCAAATTTTTGAGGAAGGATTAGAATTAAAAAAAATTAAACTATAA
- the sds gene encoding solanesyl diphosphate synthase, with amino-acid sequence MTSKTSLFFPVEDDLKLLRNNLKSLVGTRHPILSAAAEHLFDAGGKHIRPAIVLLVSKATMLEGDITPHHRRLAEITEMIHTASLVHDDIVDEAVLRRNVPTVNSLFDNRIAVLAGDFLFAQSSWYLANLDNLQVVKLLSEVIRDFAEGEISQGINRFDTSLTLDSYLDKSYYKTASLIANSAKSATILSNSSLDIINSIYTYGRCLGLAFQIVDDILDFTSPTKVLGKPAGSDLINGNITAPVLFAMEETPYLAKLIEREFNQEKDIEKALAIVAESKGIQRSQELAKYYALLAIEQLDCLKPSPFSQSLTELVNYVLDRLY; translated from the coding sequence ATGACCTCAAAAACTTCCCTATTTTTTCCCGTAGAAGACGATTTAAAACTTTTAAGAAATAATTTAAAGAGTTTAGTTGGAACACGCCACCCTATTCTTAGTGCAGCTGCTGAACATCTTTTTGATGCTGGTGGCAAACATATTCGTCCTGCCATCGTATTACTAGTTTCTAAAGCAACTATGCTAGAAGGTGATATTACTCCACATCATCGTCGACTCGCAGAAATAACTGAAATGATTCACACTGCAAGTTTAGTCCATGACGATATAGTAGATGAAGCGGTATTGCGGCGTAATGTTCCTACGGTAAATAGCCTATTTGATAATCGAATAGCTGTTCTCGCAGGAGATTTTTTATTTGCTCAATCTTCTTGGTATTTAGCCAATTTAGACAACTTGCAAGTAGTAAAATTACTTTCTGAAGTTATTCGTGATTTTGCTGAAGGTGAAATATCTCAGGGAATTAATCGCTTTGATACAAGTTTAACTTTGGATTCATACTTAGATAAAAGTTATTACAAAACAGCTTCTTTAATTGCTAATAGCGCTAAATCTGCAACAATTTTAAGCAACTCTTCCTTAGATATTATTAATAGCATTTACACTTATGGACGATGTCTAGGATTAGCCTTTCAAATCGTTGACGATATTCTTGATTTTACTTCACCAACAAAAGTACTAGGTAAACCTGCAGGTTCAGATTTGATTAACGGTAATATTACTGCTCCTGTTCTATTTGCAATGGAGGAAACACCTTATTTAGCAAAACTTATTGAAAGAGAATTTAATCAAGAAAAAGATATTGAAAAAGCTTTAGCAATAGTAGCTGAAAGCAAAGGTATTCAACGCTCACAAGAGTTGGCGAAATATTATGCTCTATTAGCTATAGAACAATTAGATTGTCTTAAGCCTTCACCCTTTTCTCAATCTTTAACTGAGCTTGTTAATTATGTATTAGATAGACTTTATTAA
- the murI gene encoding glutamate racemase, with product MRTVNDYPIGIFDSGVGGLTVFQEIHKLLPQESILYFADNARLPYGNRSSTEILQFVREILNWMSYSKVKMAVMACNTSSALALEAVRKEFNFPILGVVLPGARAATKYSHRVGVISTLATAKSDSYRQAIQEINPNIKVWQVGCPELVPLIERDKIYDFHTQEILKKYINPLLEKNIDTLIYGCTHYRHLEEIIKNIIPYKIELIDPAYYVAQSVKKELEIMSLRKRSPGFNVRFVVTGSPKNFSRLSKKCLGYYPLVDFISLNRNLQELMISNTINKNN from the coding sequence ATGAGAACAGTGAATGACTATCCAATTGGAATTTTTGATAGTGGTGTAGGAGGATTAACCGTCTTTCAAGAAATTCACAAACTACTACCTCAAGAATCAATTTTATATTTTGCTGATAATGCTAGACTGCCTTATGGAAACCGCTCTTCGACCGAAATACTACAATTTGTTAGAGAAATTCTAAATTGGATGAGTTACAGCAAGGTAAAAATGGCTGTTATGGCTTGCAATACCAGTTCTGCCCTGGCTTTAGAAGCTGTTCGTAAAGAATTCAATTTTCCAATCTTGGGGGTAGTTTTACCTGGAGCTAGAGCGGCTACAAAATATAGCCACCGTGTTGGAGTTATATCAACTCTTGCAACAGCTAAAAGTGACTCCTATCGTCAAGCTATTCAAGAAATTAATCCTAATATAAAAGTCTGGCAAGTAGGGTGTCCTGAACTTGTACCTTTAATTGAACGCGATAAAATTTATGATTTTCATACACAAGAAATTCTTAAAAAATATATCAATCCTTTATTAGAAAAAAATATTGATACACTTATATACGGCTGTACTCATTATAGGCATTTAGAAGAAATAATTAAAAATATTATTCCTTATAAAATTGAATTAATAGATCCTGCATATTATGTAGCACAATCAGTAAAGAAAGAATTGGAAATAATGAGCTTACGCAAAAGGAGTCCTGGCTTCAATGTAAGATTTGTAGTCACTGGCTCTCCTAAAAACTTTTCCCGACTTTCTAAAAAATGTTTAGGTTATTATCCGTTAGTTGACTTTATTTCATTAAATAGAAATCTCCAGGAATTAATGATTAGTAATACAATAAATAAAAACAACTAA
- a CDS encoding cation:proton antiporter — protein MDILNSILTFIDYNFYISLFATIPEHVDTDTDTSLVLSSILLSLVIIYFASKLGGEICARIDLPPVLGELVGGVTIGISILGLLVFPEGMNTANNSLIMRFLQFSADVTPENIQTIFNSQGEIISILSELGVIILLFEIGLESNLKELISVGPQSVMVAIVGVVAPFVLGTLGLTYLFHVDIIPSIFAGAALTATSIGITAKVLAELGHLSSQEGQIIIGAAVLDDILGIIVLAVVASLIKTGQVEIFNIAYLSLSAAIFLIGAIFIGRLLHPVYVKLVNKMKTRGQLLLISLCFAFVLSYIAQIIHLETILGSFAAGLVLAETEKRKELQDVIAPISDIFVPIFFVCVGAKTDLSVLNPTDPNNREGLILAGFLILVAIIGKIISGFTIIGQPELNKLAIGVGMIPRGEVGLVFVGVGSASGILSKPIEASIIVMVIFTTFLAPLLLRSILKEPFLATQKQKIT, from the coding sequence ATGGATATATTGAATTCAATTTTAACCTTTATAGATTACAATTTTTATATTTCTTTATTCGCAACAATACCAGAGCATGTAGATACAGATACAGATACTTCTCTTGTTTTATCTAGCATATTGCTTAGTTTAGTAATAATTTATTTCGCGAGTAAACTAGGAGGAGAAATTTGTGCCCGCATAGATCTTCCTCCTGTCTTAGGAGAATTAGTTGGGGGAGTAACAATAGGAATATCTATTTTAGGACTATTAGTGTTTCCAGAAGGTATGAATACTGCAAATAATTCATTGATTATGAGATTTTTGCAATTTTCAGCTGATGTTACCCCTGAAAATATACAAACTATTTTTAATTCGCAAGGTGAAATTATCTCAATTCTTTCAGAACTTGGCGTTATTATTCTCCTATTTGAGATTGGTTTAGAATCTAATTTGAAAGAATTGATCAGCGTTGGTCCTCAATCAGTAATGGTAGCTATAGTTGGTGTTGTTGCTCCATTTGTATTAGGAACCTTGGGCTTGACCTACTTATTTCACGTTGATATAATTCCCTCAATTTTTGCTGGGGCAGCTTTGACAGCCACTAGTATTGGAATCACAGCTAAGGTTCTGGCTGAACTTGGTCATCTTAGTTCTCAAGAGGGACAAATTATAATTGGGGCAGCTGTTTTAGATGATATTTTAGGAATTATTGTCCTAGCAGTAGTAGCAAGCTTAATTAAAACAGGACAAGTTGAAATTTTTAATATTGCTTATTTATCTTTGAGTGCTGCAATATTTTTAATTGGAGCAATTTTTATAGGACGATTACTACATCCAGTATATGTTAAGTTAGTCAATAAAATGAAGACTAGAGGTCAACTATTGTTGATATCTTTATGCTTCGCTTTTGTACTCTCTTACATAGCTCAAATAATTCACTTGGAAACTATTCTTGGCTCTTTTGCTGCAGGGTTAGTCTTAGCAGAGACAGAAAAACGAAAGGAGCTTCAAGATGTAATAGCCCCGATTTCTGATATTTTTGTTCCTATATTTTTCGTATGTGTTGGGGCAAAAACAGATTTAAGCGTTTTAAATCCTACTGATCCTAATAATAGAGAAGGACTAATTCTAGCTGGATTTTTAATACTTGTAGCTATTATTGGGAAAATTATTTCTGGATTTACTATTATTGGTCAACCTGAACTTAATAAACTTGCTATTGGTGTAGGTATGATTCCTCGAGGTGAAGTTGGCCTGGTATTTGTAGGTGTTGGTTCAGCTAGCGGCATATTATCTAAACCTATAGAAGCATCAATTATTGTAATGGTTATTTTTACAACTTTTTTAGCTCCCCTTCTCCTTAGAAGTATCTTAAAAGAACCTTTCTTGGCTACTCAAAAACAAAAAATTACTTAA